Genomic segment of Methanobrevibacter sp.:
TGAAAGAGCCAATGAGAGAGTTCTTTACAAAACAAAGCCAAACATGATTTTGGGTTGCAAAAAAGCTATTTTTGGTGTCATTATATTAGTCATTGCATTCATTGTTTCACCTAAGGTCATTAAGTTCATAGGCGAAATGCAAGTTTATTTGATCTCTCGCATTAATCTCCCTTTAACAAGATATGCCGCCATTGCATTTTTCGTTGTTATACTCATTATTATTCTATATATAATCTGGCAACTTCTTAAGTGGTTTTCCATGGAATATACTTTAACAGATACTAGGATTATTATAAAATCCGGCATATTGTCCACCAAAAAGAATTATATGCCATATTCAGCTATTCAGGATATCAATTCATCCCAAGGCATTTTAGCAAGATTATTCAATGTTGGAACTGTTTCAACATTCAGCGCTTATGACAATAATCAAATAAAGCTCGAAAACATTTCCAATCCAGCCAAGGTTGAAGAGATAATATTTTCAAACATGATGGGATTCAGGAGTTTTCAAGAACCTCCTAGGGGCTTTGTAAATAATGCTCCTAATAGGGGATACCCAGATAATTTTAATAATAGGGAGGAATATTACG
This window contains:
- a CDS encoding PH domain-containing protein: MLFSKNDERANERVLYKTKPNMILGCKKAIFGVIILVIAFIVSPKVIKFIGEMQVYLISRINLPLTRYAAIAFFVVILIIILYIIWQLLKWFSMEYTLTDTRIIIKSGILSTKKNYMPYSAIQDINSSQGILARLFNVGTVSTFSAYDNNQIKLENISNPAKVEEIIFSNMMGFRSFQEPPRGFVNNAPNRGYPDNFNNREEYYDEYEPITPIGHERNVPPRRDYEYYPEEFSFQQPNHNKYEYEPYDDLDYNLNRAMDDSDEVYVEHSNDYSNNSYYDGPSNDYSNNSYYDEVRDNYSYDRDNHYHNNESESNYNNGSENVHQNEEKQVDDSPETAIRRHFDKFKK